Proteins found in one Lycium ferocissimum isolate CSIRO_LF1 chromosome 6, AGI_CSIRO_Lferr_CH_V1, whole genome shotgun sequence genomic segment:
- the LOC132061233 gene encoding secreted RxLR effector protein 161-like: protein MESGTKLSKFDDREKVDSTLLKSLVGNLRYLTCTRPDILFTVGVVSCFMEAPSFTHLKVAGRILRYLKGTIDLRLFYTSSNDFNLVGFCDSDHAGYIDDRKSITSFVFFLSDCVISWCSKEQSIVTLSTCEAKYVATTPCTCHAIWLRRLLKELNLPQIEATMICVDNKLVQALAKNLRHYYHSSSTAIAVDLPQQSPSANVG, encoded by the exons ATGGAGAGTGGAACAAAATTGTCAAAGTTTGATGATAGAGAAAAAGTGGACTCCACTTTATTGAAAAGCCTCGTGGGAAACCTGAGGTACTTGACTTGTACGAGGCCAGATATACTCTTCACAGTTGGAGTAGTAAGTTGCTTTATGGAAGCTCCTAGCTTCACTCACTTGAAGGTCGCTGGAAGAATTCTTCGTTACCTAAAAGGTACGATAGACCTTAGACTGTTTTATACTTCTTCTAATGACTTTAACCTCGTGGGATTTTGTGATAGTGATCATGCGGGATATATTGATGATAGAAAAAGCATAACTagttttgtgtttttcttgagTGATTGTGTTATTTCTTGGTGTTCAAAGGAACAATCCATTGTTACTCTCTCGACATGTGAGGCTAAATACGTGGCAACGACACCATGTACATGTCATGCTATTTGGTTAAGAAGACTGCTGAAGGAGCTCAATTTGCCACAAATTGAAGCCACGATGATTTGCGTTGACAACAAATTGGTGCAAGCACTTGCTAAGAATCTG CGGCACTATTACCATAGCAGCAGCACTGCTATAGCGGTGGACTTGCCGCAACAGTCGCCAAGTGCAAATGTTGGCTGA